The window taaattaatactttctcaaaaactttaaaactttaaacCTTAAACCTTAAATAGTATCTTCTCCCCGTATATTAGGTCTTAGTTTCCATAGCTAAATAAACAACATTATTAGAAATCGGATGTGTAATAATTAATTAACGTGCTAATGGAACTGAAATTGATTTATTTTGTCAGTAGATGGCAGCACTCAATTAGAGATTTGAAAATTTTATTTCTTGACTTTTTTTTTCCATAACCACATGACAACTTTTATATCATTAGCAAAATTCAATGTACTGAAAGCCAAATCTGGGTTTAAAACCCACAGATATAATCTCTCTAAATAAATATTAAGATTTTATTCTATACTTTTATCCACATATCATATGttctgttttattattattattgttgttgttgttttacaaataatgttaaaaagaaaatttgGATAAGATCCAAGTTTGTTTTGATAAATTGCAAAAATATCTACAAAGTTAGTAGCTAAGAGTAAGGTTACTCCTACCATGAATAGTATAATTATACTTTTAAAGTTTGTAAGTGTAACTGGTAATACAAATTCGTGGTTTTAAAAGATTATTTCGTTACCtatttaaaattaatcaaaacttcaaAAGATAAATCTAAAACGCATATTTGAGTCTAAATTTGATTATTTGGATACCAAATTTGTTCCtatcaaaattttttttttttggaaaagttCATATTTACATgtaatattttcaaaatatatcaATTTTACATCTACgtaacaaaaaatttaaaatgacGAGTTTGACCATTATTAAAATGTCACATCAGGTCATACAAACATCAATTTGGAACTGAACCTTCCAACTTGTAGTCAAACCTTCATTGGTTTATCTGCAAGACAAAACAAGAGGTCAGAGAGGGGCCGGATTCTTTCTTCTATTGGAAATCTGGCTTTAAGAGAAGTCTTCTGTGAGAAGAAGTCTTTACCTTAGCTGTATGGGGGTTTCCCTTAAAGAGGAGCGTTCCATGGAGAATTTCGATGGATCCGAAAGCTTATACTTCTACACGTGGTACTTGATCTGATGCCCCTTAAGTGTACATGTCCGATTCGTTTTATACGACATCACTAAGTTACTAAACAGTTACAAACAATCTTCTAAAACGTCAACAACTAAATCTATCACATTAtgttaatcacaaaaaaaaaagtccaaatatctaactgttactaacacagttacaaataactTACTAAAATACATATAACTGGTTCCGTTTATCGAAAACTTCTTTAAAATgtatgatatattatatatatgacAGTAAAATCACTACAAACTAAAATGTTAGGTATTAGTAGtaaatttttatcattttataagTTTAAGAGTTCAGAGTAAATTTGAATACCATGAAAAAAGGAGTGGGATAAATTTATACCTTATGGGCAGAAAATGATAAAATGCCAAAAAGCAGGCTTTTAAGTTTTAATTTGCTTCGACAACAACAGACACTAACCCCGTAATTATCTTTAAAAACCAGGGGTATTTTTGAATTCTCATCTCTATAAAATGCGCCTCCCTCCCTCCATTTCAAAACCCTCACCATCGCTATTTTCTCTTTCTCTGTATTCTACTTTcccaaaacaaaggaaaaatcaaaatcaacatAACAATTTCAATCTTTATAATTTTCTCTTCGGAGTTCAATTTTTCCGGGAAAATGACTGTTGGACTAGGAAAATGCAGCAAAATCCGCCACATCGTGAGGCTTCGCCAAATGCTGCGGCGGTGGAGAAACAAAGCTCGGATGTCAGCCACTCGCATTCCATCGGATGTTCCCCCCGGACATGTCGCTGTTTGCGTCGGCTCTAATTGCCGGAGATTTGTGGTTCGAGCTTCTCACTTGAATCATCCGTTCTTCAAGAAACTCCTAATGCAAGCCGAAGAAGAGTATGGATTCAGTAATCAAGGACCGCTGGCGATTCCGTGCGATGAATCGGTTTTTGAGGAAGTGATTCGGTACATTTCGAGATCTGATTCAGGTAAATCGACTCGGTCCTTGAATCTAGAGGATTTCCAAAGGTATTGCAATGTCGGAGTTAGGAGTAAAATGGATTTCTGGATTGAATCTCGACCGTTGCTCCATGGATTAGCTGAGAAAACGATTTGGTAACAACCAACTGGTGTTGTTTGGTTGGTATATTATATCGAAAATCAAAAAAATAGAGAGAAGAATACTCTGATTCTAACCCGGGATTGACTCAGTCCGAGTGAAGAAAAGTACAGTTGCTGAGCTCAAGTATAAATTTAACTCGGGCTGCCTGATTTTTTTACTTACCATTAAAAACGAGGTGAGTTGATGTGTTTAGGAAACATTTTTTAACTTTTCCTTCGCAAATGTTATTATTGGTTGAATTGGGGTTGAGTTGAGAGTGAGTGAGTGACGGAGGAGGAGGCGAGTCAGTGAGTGTAAATTGAACTCAGCATGGAGATGGCAAGAAGAGGTGGGTGAGTTATCCACCGAGTCGTCCCGGGTTCAAATCGGAGTAAAAGAGACATTTCAAAGATGCCGAGAAGAAGATTGATTATCAAGTGATTAATTAGTTGCATAATCACCTTTGTAAATTAAATTGTGTTATTTATTGATAAATGTAGAGAAATTCgaaaattaaaatcataatgGCATCAACCCACGTGAATAaaattgtcctattttgttctGATTGGCTGATTTAAGATtcaactaaataaattaaattatatgtatGTCAAAATTTTATGGTTAAGTaacataatatataaatatataatattctGTTCTAACTGAcaactatatataataattttattttgtttctaaTTTAAGCTAATGTGCATTATTTAAATCTTACAATTTAATTTTGCCCGATTGAGCTCATATTCATATTCATTTGAAATATATTACTATTTTAATCAgttaaataaatttttgttgttatatttttggaaagacAAAAACTATTAGTTAAAAAgggaaatattaaaaataaaaaatggagtGGCATTGAAGAACTTTATGGAAGTGGTATAAAAAATCAACCAATGATAGCCAACTTAAAATGATGAAACATTGAcgttatgatatttttttttatatttaaaaatggaCGTACAATTTAATTTGAGGACCAAAATGAAGGAATGCATgcaaataatttaaattaaagaaGGTGGATGCTtagtgtaaaaaaaaaaaaaattaaaatatgattaatAATAACTGGATTAGGCTGTTTTAGAGCTTAAACAAATAACTTCCCCaactatataataataatatctttAAATTAATTGTCTTTTTGTCATTGACCGTTGACCCACTACGTTCCTTTCAATGGCCCATTTAACTGAATCAAAAGGGCCTAACATCTCTTCCCTTCCAAGTAAACCCATATGCCTTCAACTAAAATATTTAAGGgttgaatatcataattaactataaaattacacttaaattatattatcaaacttaatttttaatatatcattattttttatacattacaaataaaatatgattttacatCCTAATCTAAAAATTATagacccaattcataaattttaaaccctaaaaaatatatactagacatctaatttataaattctaattcataaaatatattaaaaatgctgattttactagtttgacataattcaaaatcattacttgacatagttgtaaataatttttcaaatatgaatttctgtgtaaatttcTCAATATTTAAATAGCGAGCCGTTAACGGACGTCCCAGGATGCTAGATAAGAAATACAGTTATAAATAACTTGTCAGATTTCATAAAActatttcaatttattaataatttgtATGAAAATTTTGATATAACAATCAAATAACAGTTAAACTAAtccatcaatttttttttgtgaaatataaaattttagtatttatttacTGTAAACTTTCTGAAAGGACAGAAATTGCCATTTAGCGGATTTTTTCCTATttgtcttttcattttaaaaatgaGAATTTTAAATGTTTAATCACGAACATCTTATTTACCTTTTATACATGAAAAGTAGGGAATCTATACTTTATggaaaaactgttttttttttcaacagtAAATAATAAAATGTAATATCAAACGACAACAATAAACAGCAATAGATAAACCAAATTTTACCATTTGTATTTCCCCATATTCGATTGGAGAAAATTGAaacttttttcttaatgaaataaataaaaattgacttttgaattgattaaaaaaaagtcCATCACCTCAATGTGGGTATGATCAATTCTGCCAATCATATTTAGTCAAATATGCCTATTCCAATTTGaaatattttcataaagagaaaATAGAATTCTATCATATCATACTCAATAAGCTTGTGGATCTCACACTTTTCATTTCTTcattaaataaaactaaataaaaaaatatatttaatccTTTTATTTAGTAGTTTGTGTGTTAAAATACActcattttttaaaatattgtaAATATATCCTTAATATTTTTTGGGCTTAATAGACAcacaaccccctaaacttgtaacttttttcatCTGGTCCCCTCAATTTAgaggacaacctctcaaccccctcaactttccaaaaacatcacatacagccccttacactcctatgttcggtcaaaatattgacccgtgtagaaaacgcgcttgactgttgaccacaccaatgtcatgtgtcattttttttattaaatttttccaagtgattaTTGTATGCGAGGTGTTGTCGCTGTTTGTCGTCGCAGCCTTATCGAGGTGCTGAGATTGGCGGTAGTGGTCGTCGAGGTGAAATCACttgaaaaaatttaataaaaaagtgacacgtggcattggtgtggtcaacaatCAAGCGCGTTTtttacacgggtcaatattttgaccaaaCATAGGagtgtaaggggctgtatgtgatgattttggagagttgagaggttgtcccctaagttgagggagccaggtgaaaaaaagttacaagtttagggagttgggtgcctattaagcctatTTTTTATACAAttgaatttattgattttttc of the Euphorbia lathyris chromosome 7, ddEupLath1.1, whole genome shotgun sequence genome contains:
- the LOC136201024 gene encoding indole-3-acetic acid-induced protein ARG7-like, with translation MTVGLGKCSKIRHIVRLRQMLRRWRNKARMSATRIPSDVPPGHVAVCVGSNCRRFVVRASHLNHPFFKKLLMQAEEEYGFSNQGPLAIPCDESVFEEVIRYISRSDSGKSTRSLNLEDFQRYCNVGVRSKMDFWIESRPLLHGLAEKTIW